A window of candidate division KSB1 bacterium contains these coding sequences:
- a CDS encoding ribonuclease HII — translation MLTDLLEFETEFWAKGHAYIAGVDEAGRGPLAGPVVASAVIFSRHDFENPGIKDSKLLSIKKRTQIAEYIRERALCVGIGICEHDEIDRLNILKASLLAMQRAVNALSVIPDQILVDGRNVLDTTIPCEALIKGDLKSRVIAAASVIAKVERDCMMIEYDRQYPEYGFARHKGYPTKHHVEAIEQHGLSPIHRRSFRVKALDGIEL, via the coding sequence ATGCTGACTGATTTACTCGAATTTGAAACTGAATTCTGGGCCAAAGGCCATGCTTATATTGCCGGGGTTGATGAAGCGGGTCGGGGACCCCTGGCCGGTCCGGTGGTAGCCTCTGCGGTGATCTTTTCAAGACATGATTTTGAAAACCCAGGAATTAAAGATTCAAAATTATTGTCTATTAAAAAGAGAACACAGATCGCTGAATATATCCGAGAGCGCGCGTTGTGCGTTGGAATCGGAATTTGTGAACATGATGAAATTGACAGGCTGAACATATTAAAAGCCAGCCTTTTGGCCATGCAGCGGGCCGTTAACGCTTTGAGCGTAATACCGGATCAAATTCTTGTTGACGGCCGGAATGTTCTGGATACAACGATACCCTGTGAGGCGCTCATCAAAGGAGATTTAAAATCAAGAGTGATTGCAGCTGCTTCGGTTATTGCCAAAGTGGAACGCGACTGTATGATGATAGAATACGACCGGCAGTATCCGGAATACGGATTTGCAAGGCACAAAGGTTATCCTACAAAACACCATGTTGAAGCCATTGAACAACATGGTTTGTCACCGATTCACAGACGATCATTCAGGGTAAAAGCACTTGACGGCATCGAACTCTAA
- a CDS encoding YraN family protein produces the protein MTASNSKKTGTQGEALAAEYLERKGYDIQERNYHGAGGEIDIICRDRDVLVFIEVKSRKSKSFGDPLEWVNARKQERIGETANEYMSRQENELDCRFDIVTVDLSCMQIEHFENAFWLE, from the coding sequence TTGACGGCATCGAACTCTAAAAAAACCGGAACACAGGGCGAAGCCCTTGCTGCAGAATATCTCGAAAGAAAAGGCTATGACATTCAGGAACGCAACTATCATGGCGCAGGAGGGGAGATTGATATCATTTGCCGGGATCGTGATGTGTTGGTCTTTATAGAAGTGAAAAGCCGAAAATCCAAATCCTTCGGCGATCCGCTGGAATGGGTGAATGCCCGAAAACAGGAACGCATAGGTGAAACTGCGAATGAATATATGAGCCGGCAGGAGAACGAACTGGACTGCCGTTTTGATATTGTTACCGTTGATTTGAGTTGCATGCAGATTGAACATTTTGAAAACGCCTTTTGGCTTGAATGA
- a CDS encoding macro domain-containing protein, whose translation MEKYLADGKKLQCLQDDITKLSVDAIVNAANEQLAHGGGVAKAISKAGGRLVQKQSTEWVKKHGQSIAFPAIRTGIFGYPLKKCAEIMISESIEFLKSGSSVKHIIFCLFNQKAYDTFVEELSGK comes from the coding sequence ATGGAAAAATATTTAGCAGATGGAAAAAAACTGCAGTGCCTGCAGGATGACATTACGAAATTATCGGTTGATGCCATTGTCAATGCTGCCAATGAACAGTTGGCACATGGCGGAGGGGTGGCCAAAGCAATTTCAAAGGCCGGAGGCAGGCTTGTACAGAAACAGAGCACAGAGTGGGTCAAAAAGCATGGTCAGTCTATTGCGTTTCCGGCCATCCGCACAGGGATATTCGGGTACCCGTTGAAAAAATGTGCCGAGATTATGATTTCTGAATCCATTGAATTCCTGAAATCCGGTTCCTCTGTAAAGCATATTATATTTTGTTTGTTCAACCAGAAAGCCTATGATACATTTGTTGAGGAATTGTCAGGAAAATAA
- the glgB gene encoding 1,4-alpha-glucan branching protein GlgB, with product MPKVNDLPNITKEKVEQIVHKNHHDPFQILGPHQIEINGELCWLVRAWLPNARTVSLYLPEAREHIDMVRAHHDQFFEGIVSRKAELPNYQFHVLTYDDKERFDHDSYFFLPYLTDTDLYLFGKGDHHKLYEKMGAHPTRIDDVEGVHFAVWAPNARAVSVVGEFNQWQSGHHQMRVLGGSGVWELFIPGLKAAQIYKYAIKDQHDHEFFKADPFAFQAETRPKTASIIAEIDSHEWNDDDWMHNRRNTDALRKPISIYEVHLGSWKRKDDNSFLNYRDLAVQLVDYVKKMGYTHIELMPVAEHPFDGSWGYQITGYFAPSSRYGAPADFQFFMDHCHQNDIGVIVDWVPAHFPKDAHGLARFDGTALYEHQDPRLGEHKDWGTLIFNYGRNEVRNFLIANALFWFDKYHIDGIRVDAVSSMLYLDYSREGDDWVANKFGGRENLDAIDLIKHINELLFGYFPGALSVAEESTAWPGVSKPTYLGGLGFNLKWNMGWMNDFLTFFSKDPVHRKYHHNMITFALLYAFNENFVLVLSHDEVVHGKKSLLSKMPGDDWQKFANLRALYGFMFGHPGKKLLFMGSELAQWREWNEKYSIDWHLLEYDRHRQIQTLLSDLNHLYASEPALYHHDFEKEGFQWIDFQDWENSIISFIRKGSDADKLIFVCNFTPVYREGYRVGAPVNGKYKELLNTDSDIYGGSNKGNFGTVQSQKTPWHGFDHSIAINLPPLATVIFKPEN from the coding sequence ATGCCAAAAGTTAATGATTTACCGAATATTACAAAAGAGAAAGTGGAACAGATTGTTCATAAAAACCATCATGATCCGTTTCAGATATTGGGTCCGCATCAGATTGAAATAAATGGAGAATTATGCTGGCTGGTGAGGGCATGGCTTCCGAATGCCAGAACAGTAAGCCTTTATTTACCGGAGGCAAGAGAACATATCGATATGGTGAGGGCGCATCATGATCAGTTTTTTGAAGGGATAGTGTCACGAAAAGCTGAATTGCCAAACTACCAATTTCACGTGCTGACGTACGATGATAAAGAACGATTTGATCATGATTCCTATTTTTTTCTGCCATATCTCACGGACACCGATCTCTATTTATTTGGCAAAGGCGATCATCACAAGCTCTATGAAAAGATGGGCGCTCATCCTACCCGGATCGATGATGTAGAAGGCGTGCATTTTGCGGTGTGGGCTCCGAATGCCCGTGCTGTGAGTGTGGTGGGTGAGTTTAATCAATGGCAATCCGGGCATCACCAGATGCGTGTGCTGGGCGGATCAGGTGTATGGGAACTCTTTATACCGGGATTAAAAGCCGCCCAGATTTACAAATATGCCATCAAGGATCAGCATGATCACGAATTCTTCAAGGCCGATCCGTTTGCCTTTCAGGCCGAAACCCGTCCCAAAACCGCCTCCATCATTGCGGAAATTGATTCGCACGAGTGGAATGATGATGACTGGATGCACAATCGGCGAAATACGGATGCCCTGCGGAAACCCATATCAATCTATGAAGTACATTTAGGTTCATGGAAACGCAAAGATGACAACAGCTTTTTGAATTACCGTGACCTTGCCGTGCAGCTTGTCGATTATGTTAAAAAAATGGGATATACTCATATTGAATTGATGCCGGTTGCAGAACATCCGTTCGACGGATCATGGGGATACCAAATCACAGGGTATTTTGCGCCCAGCTCACGATACGGTGCACCTGCAGATTTTCAATTTTTTATGGATCACTGTCATCAGAATGACATCGGAGTTATTGTTGACTGGGTTCCGGCGCATTTTCCAAAAGACGCGCATGGATTGGCCCGATTTGACGGTACTGCTTTGTATGAACATCAGGATCCACGATTGGGAGAACACAAGGACTGGGGGACTCTAATATTCAATTACGGAAGAAACGAGGTCCGGAATTTCCTGATTGCCAATGCGCTGTTCTGGTTTGACAAGTATCATATCGACGGCATCCGTGTGGATGCTGTATCTTCCATGCTCTATCTTGACTATTCCCGTGAAGGTGATGATTGGGTAGCCAACAAGTTTGGCGGTCGCGAGAATCTGGACGCAATCGATCTGATCAAGCATATTAATGAACTGTTATTTGGATATTTTCCCGGTGCATTATCAGTCGCCGAAGAGTCAACGGCATGGCCCGGCGTTTCAAAACCCACGTATCTCGGCGGGCTGGGTTTTAATCTCAAGTGGAATATGGGCTGGATGAATGATTTTCTGACTTTTTTCAGCAAAGATCCGGTTCACCGCAAGTATCATCACAACATGATCACCTTTGCACTGCTGTATGCATTTAATGAAAATTTTGTGCTGGTCCTGAGTCATGACGAAGTGGTGCATGGAAAAAAATCATTGCTGAGTAAGATGCCGGGGGATGACTGGCAAAAATTTGCCAATTTGAGAGCTCTGTATGGATTTATGTTCGGTCATCCCGGCAAAAAGCTGCTTTTTATGGGATCGGAATTGGCCCAATGGAGAGAGTGGAATGAAAAATACAGCATTGACTGGCATTTACTAGAGTACGACCGTCACAGACAAATCCAGACCCTGTTGTCGGATTTAAATCATCTTTATGCATCGGAACCTGCTTTGTACCATCATGATTTTGAAAAGGAAGGGTTTCAGTGGATTGATTTTCAGGACTGGGAAAACTCGATCATTTCATTTATTCGAAAAGGGAGTGACGCGGACAAACTGATTTTCGTCTGCAATTTTACACCTGTATATCGGGAAGGCTATCGTGTGGGGGCGCCTGTGAACGGCAAATATAAAGAGCTCCTGAATACAGATTCCGACATTTACGGTGGCAGCAATAAAGGAAACTTTGGAACCGTTCAAAGCCAGAAAACTCCCTGGCACGGTTTCGATCATTCAATTGCCATCAATCTGCCGCCTCTGGCTACTGTTATTTTCAAACCGGAAAATTAA
- a CDS encoding TonB-dependent receptor codes for MQLQTDWSLPANQYVILGIDTWQKELDSRRKKHMRIDVLDPDNGSVVKSIDQTLAERPLPLSTYYSTGVYAQDEVPLLQDRIKLTLGGRWDWIRVENDKTLNPVYIVQNGQRIDSPPTQTVLWKENTVNNHSWSGNLGLLFHATPSTDFTFTAARSFRSPYISERYQYIDLGNLVKVGNPNLKPENGMFTDVGIRVWKDKISFSANAFYNRITDMVIEKASTYEGRNALLKSNVGKAELYGGEVRTDYRFYKQYSLHLSTSYVHGQDVYVDEPLPLIPPLNGRISLSGPVSPFLNFNIAATLYSEQERVAAWEASTPAYAYVDVYAFTRSFQIMNLRSQLFFGVENVLDTAYRNHLASNRGEISIEPGRNFMIRWELGI; via the coding sequence GTGCAACTGCAGACAGACTGGTCATTACCGGCCAATCAATATGTTATTCTCGGTATTGATACCTGGCAAAAGGAATTGGATAGCCGCCGAAAAAAGCATATGCGTATTGATGTTCTGGACCCGGACAACGGATCGGTGGTAAAAAGCATTGATCAGACATTGGCTGAACGTCCTCTGCCGCTTTCGACCTATTACAGCACCGGGGTGTATGCTCAGGATGAAGTCCCTCTGTTGCAGGATCGTATTAAACTCACCCTTGGAGGTCGCTGGGACTGGATCCGGGTGGAGAATGACAAAACCTTGAATCCCGTGTATATTGTTCAAAACGGCCAGCGGATTGATTCGCCCCCCACCCAGACCGTTCTCTGGAAGGAGAACACAGTAAATAATCATTCATGGAGTGGAAATTTAGGGCTGTTGTTTCACGCAACGCCGTCAACGGATTTCACCTTTACAGCAGCACGATCATTCCGTTCTCCATATATCTCGGAGCGATATCAGTATATTGATCTTGGAAACCTGGTCAAAGTCGGCAATCCGAATTTAAAACCTGAGAACGGCATGTTTACAGATGTTGGTATCCGGGTTTGGAAAGATAAAATATCTTTTTCAGCCAACGCGTTCTACAACCGCATTACCGATATGGTGATAGAAAAAGCCTCGACCTATGAAGGCAGAAACGCCTTGCTGAAAAGCAATGTCGGCAAAGCCGAATTGTACGGTGGTGAAGTCCGGACGGATTACCGTTTTTACAAGCAGTATTCGCTGCATCTCAGCACATCTTATGTTCACGGCCAGGATGTTTATGTTGATGAGCCGCTGCCATTGATCCCCCCTTTGAACGGCCGCATCAGTTTGAGCGGACCGGTTTCTCCGTTTTTAAATTTTAATATTGCGGCCACGCTGTACTCTGAGCAGGAACGAGTCGCCGCCTGGGAAGCATCGACACCGGCATATGCTTATGTTGATGTCTATGCATTCACCCGTTCTTTTCAGATTATGAATCTCCGATCGCAGCTGTTTTTCGGGGTTGAAAATGTACTGGACACCGCATATCGAAATCATCTCGCCAGCAATCGGGGCGAGATTTCAATTGAGCCGGGACGTAATTTTATGATAAGATGGGAATTGGGAATCTGA
- a CDS encoding carboxypeptidase-like regulatory domain-containing protein — MRLWITIIFIVGLACSAFAAEITGRVLEADTNKPLTGANVSVQGTDWGASTNASGKFVLSNLPEGTYKVKIAYMGYETETRTVKLKDNDKNLTIALSPRAVPMGEVKVTSTRQTLKLKQVPIPVSVVEQDAIQKTMPVTSTEVLQQEPGLSLGHDGAWGTFLSIRGLSRNNIVVLIDGNRVDTADRSCRQFFHG, encoded by the coding sequence ATGAGACTTTGGATCACAATCATTTTTATTGTGGGCCTGGCCTGTTCAGCGTTTGCAGCTGAAATAACAGGCCGTGTTCTTGAAGCTGATACAAATAAACCACTCACCGGCGCCAATGTTTCTGTTCAGGGAACGGATTGGGGAGCCAGCACCAATGCTTCAGGAAAATTTGTGCTTTCTAATTTGCCCGAGGGTACATATAAGGTCAAAATTGCTTATATGGGCTATGAAACTGAAACGAGAACCGTCAAGCTGAAGGATAACGATAAAAATCTGACAATTGCTTTGTCTCCGCGTGCTGTTCCGATGGGAGAAGTCAAAGTCACATCCACACGGCAAACGTTGAAACTCAAACAAGTTCCCATTCCCGTTTCCGTTGTGGAGCAGGACGCCATTCAGAAAACCATGCCCGTAACCAGCACCGAAGTGTTGCAACAGGAACCCGGATTGTCTTTGGGACACGATGGAGCCTGGGGTACTTTTCTCAGCATCCGGGGGTTGAGTAGAAATAATATTGTCGTCCTGATCGATGGGAATCGGGTGGATACAGCAGACAGATCTTGCCGCCAGTTTTTCCATGGTTGA
- a CDS encoding TM1266 family iron-only hydrogenase system putative regulator, which produces MQHSPTTRIGVVTVIIQNRTAAVKTINNILTDYSDVIIGRLGLPRDNLSIITLIVEGNTDQIGAMTGKIGQIDQVSVKTAFAKTS; this is translated from the coding sequence ATGCAACATTCCCCTACCACGAGAATCGGCGTGGTAACGGTTATAATCCAGAACCGTACCGCTGCCGTCAAAACCATCAACAACATTCTTACCGATTATTCAGACGTCATAATCGGACGTCTGGGACTTCCACGCGATAACCTGTCTATTATTACCCTGATTGTCGAAGGCAATACAGACCAGATAGGTGCCATGACCGGAAAAATAGGTCAAATTGATCAGGTCAGCGTGAAAACTGCATTTGCAAAAACATCGTAA
- a CDS encoding N-acetylmuramoyl-L-alanine amidase has protein sequence MAKTAHDLVLRTGFRNSYYFFLPKDVRLQIIGEYLGTYNVRLSRNTTAWIDTSGLIPLNTHAPLLSAVIKNVRITEDKKYWNIKVYTHLRVPFRIEQSVNPQALDIYFYYSTADTDWMRNLCNKPQRVQPQWQQVNDGLYRLHIPISVNQQWGYKTEYDKDDNFVIRIKKPPRIAKWPYSPLKHLHILLDPGHWPDHGAVGPSGVTEKEINLRLARELAERLRQKGATVSLTHNGEPGISLQDRIRYAKELEPDILLSLHHNALPDGVNPFINHGTSTYYYHPQNFALALKIQEQLLDTFHLPNYGLFWDNLAMCRITNTISVLIEPAFMIYPQEEKLVRSKAYYRECSKALIQSIREFITD, from the coding sequence ATGGCAAAAACCGCACATGACCTGGTCCTGCGAACCGGTTTCCGCAACAGCTATTATTTTTTTCTGCCCAAAGATGTCCGACTGCAAATTATTGGTGAATATCTTGGAACGTACAATGTCCGGTTAAGCCGGAATACCACTGCCTGGATCGACACGTCAGGCCTGATACCGCTTAATACTCATGCCCCCCTGCTCTCTGCTGTTATTAAAAATGTCAGAATAACCGAAGATAAAAAATACTGGAACATTAAAGTCTATACACATCTTCGTGTGCCGTTTCGAATTGAACAAAGCGTTAATCCTCAGGCGCTTGACATTTATTTTTATTACAGCACGGCAGATACAGACTGGATGCGTAATCTCTGCAATAAACCGCAAAGGGTACAACCCCAGTGGCAGCAAGTCAATGACGGGCTTTATCGTCTTCACATTCCCATTTCCGTGAACCAGCAATGGGGGTACAAAACTGAATACGATAAAGATGATAATTTTGTGATCCGGATCAAAAAACCGCCGCGCATCGCAAAATGGCCGTATTCTCCTCTCAAACATCTACACATTCTCCTTGATCCCGGTCACTGGCCCGACCACGGCGCTGTCGGTCCGAGTGGTGTGACTGAAAAAGAAATTAATCTGCGTCTCGCCCGTGAACTTGCAGAGCGTCTGCGTCAAAAAGGCGCAACCGTCTCACTGACACATAACGGAGAACCGGGTATCTCACTTCAGGACCGTATTCGCTACGCCAAAGAACTTGAGCCGGATATACTGCTCAGTCTGCATCATAACGCCTTGCCTGATGGTGTTAATCCTTTTATCAACCACGGAACCAGCACCTATTATTATCATCCGCAAAATTTTGCGCTCGCCCTCAAAATTCAGGAACAATTGCTCGATACGTTCCATTTACCTAATTACGGGCTGTTTTGGGACAATCTGGCCATGTGCCGGATAACCAATACGATCAGCGTCTTGATCGAACCGGCATTTATGATTTATCCTCAAGAAGAAAAACTTGTCAGATCGAAGGCGTATTATCGAGAATGCTCCAAAGCGCTCATACAATCCATCAGAGAATTTATTACTGATTAA
- a CDS encoding M1 family metallopeptidase encodes MKRLTLLLILLVLPVWAFAGNESCDKVVDYTIQASLNPSERTIRGDQLLTWKNPTENAVSTLQFHLYLNAFMNTQSTFMQEVIRSKKFASFLKYANQDSWGYCKINSISANGADLMPINYIHPDDDNKKDRTVFEVNLPAPVRAGETIDIELSFTARLPHNMPRSGYIDNLFFAGQWYPKLGVLEDNGWNCHQFHLTSEFYSNFGDYHVELTVPSKYKIGATGAITDTIKTGNDSVTYKIEQTCVHDFAWTAWPDYRIEERQLQSEDLPPVNIKLLYQPAHGKFVDDYFDAAVSALKHFGHWYIPYPYSQLTIVDVPEKSWFGGMEYPTLITASTPLINPSPSRKLHRTVTHECCHQFFYGLLASNEVEHPWMDEGFSVYATTRCLQATFGDAYYTKTYLDRYGFGIPLVFQNIPVDYRATLQNSQRQFGMSGKMSNKAWEHYSYDVYRNNAYKKPALMLWTLENILEEDWPNIMKSYTQSFSFQHPEPKDFQNLLAQKQPNMSSLVQTLLETPAQCDYAISDLYTSLLPDDQGIFQDGDSLVSRKISRDQDLFLNKIFLQRNGNIKLPVDIALTFENGETKYQSWDGSGYTRRIQFTSESRLIKAEIDPDHKIWLDVYRHNNLKYAESSHLPGLKWTSKWLFWVQSLLEMMTFYS; translated from the coding sequence ATGAAACGATTAACTCTCTTGCTTATTTTACTTGTTTTGCCTGTTTGGGCTTTTGCTGGAAATGAATCCTGCGACAAGGTCGTCGACTATACAATTCAGGCGAGCCTGAATCCATCCGAACGAACTATCAGGGGGGATCAGCTGTTGACATGGAAAAACCCGACAGAAAATGCCGTCAGCACGCTCCAGTTTCATCTTTATCTGAACGCTTTTATGAATACCCAAAGTACATTCATGCAGGAGGTTATCCGATCGAAAAAATTTGCTTCCTTTCTGAAATATGCAAATCAGGATAGCTGGGGATACTGTAAAATCAATTCAATATCCGCAAACGGCGCTGACCTTATGCCCATCAATTACATCCATCCGGACGATGACAATAAGAAAGATCGCACCGTATTTGAAGTAAATCTTCCAGCTCCTGTTCGTGCCGGTGAAACAATCGATATAGAACTTTCCTTCACCGCCCGTCTCCCCCACAATATGCCGCGTAGCGGTTATATTGACAATTTGTTTTTTGCAGGACAATGGTATCCCAAGCTGGGCGTTCTGGAAGACAACGGATGGAACTGCCATCAGTTTCATTTAACCAGTGAATTTTATTCGAATTTTGGCGACTATCATGTAGAGCTGACAGTGCCGTCTAAATATAAAATCGGTGCAACAGGTGCTATAACCGATACAATAAAAACCGGCAACGACAGCGTCACTTACAAAATTGAACAAACCTGCGTACATGATTTTGCATGGACGGCCTGGCCGGATTATCGTATTGAAGAACGGCAGCTGCAATCCGAGGACCTGCCGCCGGTAAATATAAAGTTACTGTACCAACCAGCTCATGGTAAATTTGTAGATGATTATTTTGATGCTGCTGTCAGTGCTCTCAAGCACTTTGGACATTGGTATATTCCTTATCCTTATTCACAATTGACCATTGTTGATGTACCCGAAAAAAGCTGGTTTGGAGGAATGGAATATCCGACACTGATTACAGCCTCCACCCCGCTCATAAATCCGTCTCCGAGTCGGAAGCTGCATCGAACCGTTACACATGAGTGCTGTCATCAGTTCTTTTATGGTCTTCTGGCAAGTAATGAAGTCGAGCATCCCTGGATGGATGAAGGATTTAGCGTATATGCCACCACCCGCTGCCTTCAGGCCACTTTCGGTGACGCTTACTATACTAAAACCTATCTGGATCGTTACGGTTTTGGGATACCGCTGGTATTTCAAAATATACCTGTTGATTACAGGGCAACCCTGCAAAACAGTCAGCGACAGTTCGGCATGTCCGGGAAAATGTCAAACAAAGCCTGGGAGCATTATTCCTATGATGTATACCGCAATAATGCGTATAAAAAACCCGCTTTGATGCTGTGGACTCTGGAGAATATACTGGAAGAGGATTGGCCGAATATCATGAAATCATATACACAATCTTTTTCCTTTCAGCATCCGGAACCAAAGGATTTTCAGAATCTCTTGGCACAAAAGCAGCCCAATATGAGTTCGCTGGTCCAGACATTGCTTGAAACACCTGCTCAATGTGATTATGCGATTTCTGATCTTTACACGTCCTTACTGCCAGATGACCAGGGTATATTTCAGGACGGTGACAGTCTGGTCAGCCGCAAGATATCCCGCGACCAGGATTTATTTCTGAACAAGATATTTTTGCAGCGCAACGGTAATATTAAATTGCCGGTTGACATTGCTCTCACGTTCGAGAATGGTGAGACGAAATATCAATCCTGGGATGGCTCAGGGTATACCAGGCGTATTCAGTTTACATCAGAGTCCAGATTGATCAAGGCAGAGATTGATCCTGATCATAAAATATGGCTCGATGTATATCGTCACAATAATTTAAAATATGCGGAATCATCTCACCTGCCCGGTTTAAAGTGGACTTCAAAATGGCTCTTTTGGGTGCAAAGTCTGTTGGAAATGATGACATTTTATTCCTAA
- a CDS encoding tetratricopeptide repeat protein yields MKAFSIIVLFLPAVCLSEITLMSADRLYSQGNFSALQSSLEQLSDSYPDHPSVIFFKLLFTKNAEQVKDRYYHFIKACSSSKYCDDALEKLVCLERSQGNLNKAEKLAHTFLDEYPRSELVDRIEYELCFIDILRGHRQKARQALQRFLTRYPQSMLVDEVIWQLEKLQDSIDERSLLQAISQENKRYSIQIGVLSRYSNAYRVQQKLLKKFKVVEIREQVLANSKLYAIWIGNFESGTRAEQYAQAFIKPHLNQYKIIEINE; encoded by the coding sequence ATGAAAGCGTTCTCGATCATTGTTTTATTTCTCCCGGCCGTCTGCCTTTCTGAAATAACTCTGATGTCTGCAGATCGACTTTACAGTCAGGGAAACTTTTCTGCTCTGCAATCGTCTCTTGAGCAGTTGAGCGATTCCTATCCTGATCACCCTTCCGTCATCTTTTTCAAGTTGTTATTTACAAAAAACGCTGAACAGGTTAAAGACAGGTACTATCATTTCATCAAAGCCTGCTCTTCTTCAAAATATTGCGACGATGCCTTGGAAAAACTTGTTTGCCTGGAACGCTCACAAGGCAATCTGAACAAAGCGGAAAAATTGGCTCATACATTTCTGGACGAGTATCCGCGCTCTGAACTTGTGGACAGAATAGAATATGAACTCTGCTTCATCGATATCCTGCGCGGTCACAGACAAAAAGCCCGGCAGGCCCTGCAGCGTTTTTTAACCCGATATCCACAGTCAATGTTGGTTGATGAAGTTATATGGCAGCTTGAAAAACTTCAGGATTCAATAGATGAACGTTCTCTGCTTCAAGCCATAAGTCAGGAAAATAAACGCTACAGTATTCAAATCGGAGTGCTCAGCCGCTATTCCAATGCTTACCGGGTACAACAGAAATTGTTAAAAAAGTTTAAAGTTGTAGAGATTCGCGAGCAGGTTCTTGCCAACTCTAAACTGTATGCTATTTGGATCGGGAATTTCGAGTCCGGGACTAGAGCCGAACAGTATGCTCAAGCTTTTATAAAACCTCATTTAAACCAGTACAAGATCATCGAAATCAATGAATAA
- a CDS encoding tetratricopeptide repeat protein translates to MQQSYYIIAAASAVALCIVSIIVLRKRLKPSFSPNVLYIQGLNELVLGDPDKALKLLRKLVCSHTDYLDAYIHISNISRQKGDHENAIRILRDLLARPQLEQSQEILIIRSLAFNYWECQQYTWTLYACDRLLEIDKKDEWAKTKKIECFEALHDWENAFLHLKKINNIPKDKKQDILSLYKVEQGLVLISGKSEHHARLTFRQAIKIKTDCFPAYLELVKSYIRERRAKDAEKELRKLIHKIPHMASVALEELSPGLYELGEFEQVEALYLYLLKSKQDFVDVYLGLAKIKEKKGELEKAVELNRKAYQKLSNDSILLQIIRLESKLGRHESVKSEINNVSAYQYEHSFACSRCGYTADSYFWHCPTCHNWNTARRGNS, encoded by the coding sequence ATGCAGCAGAGTTATTATATCATTGCCGCTGCATCAGCCGTTGCATTATGTATTGTTTCCATTATTGTTTTGCGCAAACGGCTGAAACCGTCTTTTTCACCGAATGTCCTTTATATTCAGGGCCTCAACGAACTTGTATTGGGTGACCCGGACAAGGCTCTGAAGCTCTTGCGCAAACTGGTGTGCTCTCATACTGATTATTTGGACGCATATATTCACATTAGTAATATTTCACGACAAAAAGGTGATCACGAAAATGCCATCCGCATTTTAAGAGACCTGTTGGCCCGGCCTCAACTTGAACAATCGCAGGAAATTCTGATTATTCGGTCGCTTGCTTTCAATTATTGGGAATGTCAGCAGTACACCTGGACATTATATGCCTGTGACCGTCTTTTGGAAATTGATAAAAAAGATGAATGGGCGAAAACCAAAAAGATCGAATGCTTTGAAGCGTTGCATGATTGGGAAAATGCTTTTCTGCATCTGAAAAAAATAAACAATATACCCAAAGATAAAAAGCAGGACATTCTTTCTCTGTACAAGGTTGAACAGGGATTGGTCTTGATCAGCGGCAAATCTGAACATCATGCCCGTTTAACTTTTCGCCAAGCCATCAAGATCAAAACAGACTGTTTTCCCGCTTATCTGGAGCTGGTGAAAAGCTATATCAGAGAACGGCGCGCCAAAGATGCAGAAAAAGAATTACGGAAATTGATTCACAAAATCCCCCACATGGCCTCTGTGGCACTGGAAGAGCTGTCTCCCGGACTTTATGAACTGGGAGAATTTGAACAAGTTGAAGCGTTGTACCTCTATCTTTTAAAGTCTAAACAGGATTTTGTTGATGTATATCTCGGTCTTGCAAAAATTAAAGAAAAAAAGGGCGAATTGGAAAAAGCGGTTGAACTGAATCGAAAAGCGTATCAAAAATTAAGCAACGATAGTATCCTCCTGCAGATCATCCGACTCGAATCTAAGCTGGGTCGGCATGAATCTGTAAAATCCGAAATCAACAATGTCTCTGCGTACCAATATGAACATTCTTTTGCCTGCAGCCGGTGCGGCTATACGGCCGATTCTTATTTTTGGCATTGTCCAACCTGTCACAACTGGAACACAGCCCGACGAGGAAATTCATGA